A single window of Metallosphaera hakonensis JCM 8857 = DSM 7519 DNA harbors:
- a CDS encoding ATP-binding cassette domain-containing protein has protein sequence MIELKNVRITLSRRGYERFDLENMNLKVNGEKVIILGPNGSGKTTLLKAISGLLPYSGSILINGIEVKKIRNCIEYSTNLPEAYEIGITVNDIVYLYEELKGLDRSLFLEMLKSLNLGEEILRRKLYVLSAGQSVLVRTSLALASRPEIFGLDVPFENVDAARRYVISRYIKEYGKEGILVTHELDMLSLFKDYKAYFLVSNKLQGPVTVLELLESSIVEGEREDALLTIDVMGKKISLVKGDSGMKFGALGSLNRNYGIINV, from the coding sequence ATGATTGAACTGAAAAATGTGAGAATTACGCTATCTAGAAGGGGGTACGAAAGATTTGATTTGGAAAACATGAATTTGAAGGTCAATGGAGAAAAAGTCATAATACTGGGGCCCAACGGGAGCGGCAAAACCACATTGCTGAAGGCTATTTCCGGTTTATTACCATACTCTGGTAGTATATTAATAAATGGTATTGAGGTTAAGAAGATAAGGAATTGCATCGAATATTCCACGAATCTACCCGAGGCATATGAGATAGGCATAACTGTAAACGATATAGTTTATCTTTATGAAGAATTGAAAGGTCTAGATAGGAGCCTTTTCTTGGAAATGCTTAAGTCTTTAAACCTCGGTGAGGAAATTCTAAGAAGGAAGCTATACGTATTATCTGCAGGACAATCAGTTCTGGTAAGGACTTCCTTGGCGTTAGCTTCCCGGCCTGAGATATTCGGGTTGGATGTGCCCTTTGAAAACGTAGACGCAGCCAGGAGGTATGTGATATCGAGATACATCAAGGAGTACGGTAAAGAGGGGATCTTGGTGACTCATGAATTGGACATGTTAAGCTTATTCAAAGACTATAAGGCCTACTTCCTAGTGAGTAATAAACTGCAAGGTCCAGTTACTGTACTCGAACTGTTAGAGAGCTCTATCGTAGAAGGGGAGAGAGAAGACGCTTTGCTAACAATCGATGTCATGGGCAAGAAGATATCTCTAGTTAAGGGAGATTCAGGAATGAAGTTTGGGGCTTTGGGATCCCTTAACAGAAATTATGGCATAATAAATGTATAA
- a CDS encoding APC family permease — protein MSGDKGLKKEIGLKSLIIIGISSAVATAIFFSPLEMSAVAGPGSMFSWLLGIIFYTTISVTYIELSQNFPEAGGPSRFSIYSHGAVTNLINAMADLVWYIFIPPIEAFATIEGLSFIFPSLLHDGIPTLEGALVGVLIMLAYIPFNYYGIKTFARVTSGFGTIKYIIYLLPAFLLLLIYYNPSNLTAYHGILPYGVGGIFAAMPYAMFAFGGARVIPDLAEEVKNKTYLIYALIITVIIEGIIYMFFNFVFLTNLDWSKFGVAVGDWAGLSNVQGNPFIDLASAHDAQVALILLLIGGIVGPFLTGYVYMGSGARVLFASARSGFVNSKMMQLHEKYAIPYWALIVFAAIGSVIAFLFAPVPSIYGLIDDATVAGYIGFATNPVALMVLRKQEATNYRVVTGSVIAPIAFIASGLIVFWSGWPAVPYSVIILAAVSGVLGVIGKVKEGFMESLWYMAYIAFLTVMTYIGSDGALNLISFDLSTVIVAVVSILVFYPLGIVQGLKQRNFEVHKEAFGERESE, from the coding sequence ATGTCCGGTGATAAAGGTTTAAAGAAAGAAATAGGTCTCAAATCACTAATAATAATAGGAATATCCTCTGCCGTCGCTACTGCCATATTCTTCAGCCCGCTGGAGATGTCTGCGGTTGCAGGTCCTGGAAGCATGTTTTCCTGGCTCCTTGGAATAATCTTCTACACGACCATATCGGTGACTTACATAGAGCTGTCTCAGAACTTTCCTGAGGCTGGGGGGCCTTCTAGATTTTCCATTTATAGTCATGGAGCAGTAACAAACCTGATAAACGCGATGGCAGATCTCGTCTGGTATATATTCATCCCACCCATAGAGGCATTTGCCACCATAGAAGGTCTCTCCTTCATATTCCCCTCCTTGCTTCATGATGGAATTCCTACCCTTGAGGGGGCATTGGTGGGAGTACTCATCATGCTTGCATACATACCTTTCAACTATTACGGGATCAAGACCTTCGCTAGAGTGACCTCAGGTTTCGGTACCATAAAGTACATCATTTACCTACTGCCTGCGTTCCTGCTGCTTTTGATATACTACAACCCCTCAAATCTCACCGCCTATCACGGAATTTTACCCTACGGCGTGGGAGGAATATTTGCGGCCATGCCCTATGCAATGTTCGCCTTCGGAGGTGCGAGGGTAATTCCAGATCTAGCTGAGGAAGTAAAGAACAAGACTTACCTGATCTACGCCCTAATTATTACCGTGATAATCGAGGGAATAATTTACATGTTCTTCAACTTCGTGTTCCTCACTAACCTGGACTGGAGCAAATTTGGGGTTGCGGTAGGGGATTGGGCCGGTCTAAGTAACGTGCAGGGAAACCCATTCATAGACCTTGCTTCGGCCCACGACGCCCAAGTAGCGCTAATACTCCTACTCATAGGAGGGATAGTGGGACCTTTCTTAACGGGCTACGTTTACATGGGATCGGGGGCCAGAGTGCTCTTCGCCAGCGCCCGTTCTGGCTTCGTCAATAGCAAGATGATGCAACTTCATGAAAAGTACGCGATACCTTACTGGGCGTTAATAGTCTTCGCTGCGATAGGTTCAGTAATAGCTTTCCTATTCGCGCCAGTACCCTCAATTTACGGGCTTATTGATGACGCCACTGTGGCGGGATATATAGGTTTCGCGACCAATCCAGTGGCATTAATGGTGTTGAGGAAACAGGAAGCAACGAACTACAGAGTGGTAACTGGCTCGGTGATAGCGCCCATAGCGTTCATAGCCTCTGGACTCATAGTTTTCTGGAGCGGATGGCCAGCTGTACCTTATTCTGTGATAATCCTGGCTGCAGTGAGTGGGGTGCTAGGGGTGATAGGTAAAGTGAAGGAGGGATTTATGGAGTCCCTATGGTATATGGCTTACATAGCTTTCTTGACTGTCATGACTTACATTGGATCAGACGGTGCCCTTAACCTAATATCTTTCGATTTGTCCACGGTGATCGTCGCTGTAGTCTCCATCTTAGTATTCTACCCCTTAGGGATAGTCCAAGGTCTCAAGCAGAGGAACTTCGAAGTGCACAAGGAAGCCTTTGGAGAAAGAGAGAGCGAATAA
- a CDS encoding universal stress protein, translated as MYKKLLVGYDGSDNSKRALQHAIQLAKLHSAKLVAVEAIDMDHFVLEGYYREDHVKIRERISTHTQEIKRISQENGVDIEFKVGRGPPDLVISKIAEEEDVDLVVLGTRGHRGLKKVFLGSVSSAVAERTKKPILVVK; from the coding sequence TTGTACAAAAAGCTATTAGTTGGATACGATGGGTCGGATAACTCCAAGAGGGCTCTCCAGCACGCTATTCAATTGGCCAAACTCCACTCGGCCAAGCTTGTGGCAGTGGAAGCCATAGACATGGATCATTTCGTGCTGGAGGGATACTATAGGGAGGATCACGTAAAGATTAGGGAGAGAATCTCGACCCACACCCAGGAGATTAAGAGAATATCTCAAGAGAACGGGGTAGACATAGAGTTCAAGGTTGGGAGAGGACCACCGGATCTAGTTATCTCAAAGATAGCAGAGGAGGAGGACGTGGATCTCGTGGTTTTAGGGACTAGGGGTCATAGGGGGTTGAAGAAGGTATTTCTCGGGAGCGTAAGCTCCGCAGTAGCTGAGAGAACCAAAAAGCCCATATTGGTGGTAAAGTGA
- a CDS encoding HEPN domain-containing protein, whose translation MSFLKDRAEEFLDTAKYDLSKGYYNLTLFNVEQFIQLFSKYILYLKSGDFPKTHNVLDLLNNVVLLYGDKCNIKDFIIKNKDFLYIIYFSYTQGRYFGTQFSKEDAERAIRIAELYRDVGRCLIT comes from the coding sequence ATGAGTTTCCTCAAGGATAGAGCAGAAGAGTTTCTCGATACCGCAAAATACGATCTAAGCAAGGGATACTATAATCTCACACTCTTTAACGTGGAGCAATTCATCCAACTTTTTAGCAAATACATCCTGTACCTAAAATCGGGAGATTTCCCCAAGACACATAACGTCTTAGACCTATTGAACAACGTTGTGCTACTGTACGGTGATAAATGTAATATAAAAGATTTTATAATAAAAAATAAAGATTTTCTATACATCATCTATTTCTCGTATACTCAAGGCAGATACTTCGGAACTCAATTTAGTAAAGAGGACGCGGAAAGGGCTATAAGGATAGCCGAGCTTTACAGGGATGTGGGAAGATGTCTGATTACCTGA
- a CDS encoding ATP-binding protein produces the protein MSIISQINFQNPWWTDKNKLYEDEQISKVLSLSPKFIPPPSDENLLILGPRQVGKTTFMKTTIMSAVERGVESTKILFFSCDSLKEKNDLISLLSQYRSLINPDGGYILLDEITFVKDWNVGLLHLFNGGYLKNSIVYVSGSSSVSLKRETLPGRPLRKVAFLPLNFRMFFDIYFKKLDVVSSSVMNVRGFYERAVKLVPHIAELNRALLEYVKRGGFFATNYVKGDPLDSFYETYKDSVLSDIAKLGKDERTFREIIEKIIESYGSRISENTISKETSIGSHNTVASYLDLAENLFLLKVFRKIESNKINNKSFKKIYFVDPFIYRVMKRYTKGLGTVEESEIPHIIEGIVGEHLAREYGRVGYTFFKGGKEVDFVVGNLGIEVKWGRGDYKDLKMDRGYVLTFDDMELGENKAILPVSVFLYLMSSNKIFYEL, from the coding sequence ATGTCCATAATTTCTCAGATAAATTTTCAGAATCCGTGGTGGACTGACAAGAACAAACTGTATGAAGATGAACAGATATCCAAGGTCCTCTCCCTGAGCCCCAAATTCATTCCACCTCCTTCAGATGAAAACCTTCTTATCCTCGGCCCCAGGCAAGTTGGTAAAACCACGTTCATGAAGACCACAATAATGAGTGCCGTGGAAAGAGGCGTTGAAAGCACCAAGATACTCTTTTTCTCGTGCGACTCGCTGAAGGAAAAGAACGACCTAATATCTCTGCTCTCACAATACAGGTCTCTAATTAACCCCGATGGTGGTTACATTCTCTTGGACGAAATAACTTTCGTGAAGGATTGGAACGTGGGACTACTCCATTTATTTAACGGTGGTTATCTTAAAAACTCCATTGTTTACGTCAGCGGATCCTCCTCCGTATCCTTAAAAAGAGAAACCCTACCCGGTAGACCCCTTAGAAAAGTGGCCTTTCTTCCCCTAAATTTTAGGATGTTTTTCGATATATATTTCAAAAAACTCGATGTGGTCTCCTCATCTGTCATGAACGTGAGAGGTTTCTATGAGAGGGCGGTCAAGCTCGTTCCTCACATTGCAGAGCTCAATAGGGCCCTTTTGGAATACGTTAAGAGAGGGGGATTCTTCGCCACCAATTACGTTAAGGGCGATCCTCTGGATTCGTTCTACGAGACTTACAAGGACTCAGTACTCAGCGACATAGCTAAGCTCGGTAAGGATGAGAGAACGTTTAGGGAAATAATTGAAAAAATAATCGAATCCTACGGTTCAAGAATATCCGAAAACACGATCTCCAAGGAAACGTCAATAGGCTCCCATAACACGGTGGCCAGTTACCTGGACTTAGCTGAGAATCTGTTCCTGCTCAAAGTTTTCAGAAAAATTGAGAGTAATAAAATTAACAATAAATCGTTTAAAAAGATATATTTCGTAGATCCCTTCATTTATCGGGTTATGAAGAGGTACACGAAGGGATTGGGTACAGTGGAGGAGTCGGAGATCCCTCACATCATAGAAGGCATAGTGGGGGAGCATCTAGCGAGGGAATACGGGAGAGTGGGATACACTTTCTTCAAGGGCGGTAAGGAGGTGGATTTCGTGGTAGGGAACTTAGGGATAGAGGTTAAGTGGGGGAGAGGAGACTACAAGGACCTGAAAATGGATAGAGGATATGTTCTTACCTTCGATGATATGGAGTTGGGCGAAAACAAGGCTATATTGCCGGTGTCAGTTTTCCTTTACCTGATGTCATCGAACAAGATATTTTACGAATTATGA
- a CDS encoding nucleotidyltransferase domain-containing protein: MSDYLIRRAKEREEAFSRLGEYLGQIKEMVRSKDQSAEVFLFGSVARGNFKPDSDIDVLVISDVLGADLKSKVETIEEVMESIKNSIFEIHVISRAEYENWYKKFIDVMIKV, encoded by the coding sequence ATGTCTGATTACCTGATTAGAAGGGCGAAGGAGAGAGAGGAGGCGTTTTCAAGGCTAGGCGAATATCTAGGGCAAATAAAGGAAATGGTTAGATCCAAGGATCAAAGTGCGGAGGTTTTCCTCTTCGGTAGCGTTGCCCGTGGTAATTTTAAACCTGACAGCGACATAGATGTCCTAGTTATATCCGACGTCTTAGGTGCTGATCTGAAGAGCAAGGTTGAAACCATTGAAGAGGTCATGGAAAGCATCAAGAACAGTATCTTTGAAATTCATGTGATCTCTAGGGCGGAGTATGAAAATTGGTACAAGAAGTTCATCGACGTAATGATCAAGGTTTAG
- the tnpA gene encoding IS200/IS605 family transposase: MTRYRLDRGSHSVYALYYHYVQVVKYRRKVFESEEIINFLKEQIQEISKTFEVEVIDIGVDKDHFHMLFKAKPTLNIPRYVNAIKTITSREIQRKFPQVKEKLWKGHFWSPSYFLATSGQVTLEVLRKYVESQGKE; the protein is encoded by the coding sequence ATTACGCGGTACAGATTGGACAGAGGGTCGCACTCGGTTTACGCTCTTTACTATCACTATGTCCAAGTGGTGAAGTACCGCAGGAAGGTGTTCGAGAGCGAGGAAATAATCAATTTTCTAAAAGAACAAATTCAGGAAATAAGCAAAACATTCGAGGTTGAGGTCATAGACATAGGAGTAGATAAGGATCACTTTCACATGTTATTCAAAGCAAAACCAACCCTGAACATACCCAGATACGTAAACGCCATCAAGACCATTACCTCTAGGGAAATACAGAGAAAATTCCCACAAGTGAAGGAGAAATTGTGGAAAGGACACTTCTGGTCTCCATCATATTTCCTAGCGACAAGTGGACAGGTAACGCTAGAGGTGTTGAGAAAGTATGTGGAGAGCCAAGGGAAAGAGTGA
- a CDS encoding class I adenylate-forming enzyme family protein, whose amino-acid sequence MVKGPFLQEIEFTRPQTQILDSAPQDKMAINYLGTRITYERLKEMVSSVSSQLNISKGDVVVLSTQNIPQFLIAEYAIWMKGGVVLPVNPSYSERELELVARNSKAKLVIASCESSVPEGVPVIRTNPETFHDLSEFREKWGIQDCNEELNLRSGKGELIHPLPEDLAVLMYTSGTTGTPKGVPITHANLFASSLIYVKWFKFQEERVLGIAPFFHITGQVFHVTASILSGSQIVATFRFDPNLALDTAEKERTTVTMSVATAYRAMLNSLSDQDLSSMRLWSSGGMPMPRVLEEEWRRRVGQWIYMAWGLTETTSPATLWPYPYSGELPVNEMGVVSSGVPVYNTEIIVAEDGELKVRGPQVVKGYWGMVEFVEGWLPTGDLGEIRDGWVYVLDRKKDIIVTSGFKVMPREVEEVLHLHPAVEEAAVVGIEDQYRGERVVAFVKLRPGFGEEIVKQLGEFCRARLAPYKVPREFRIVSEIPKTGSGKIVRRALKT is encoded by the coding sequence GTGGTTAAGGGACCTTTCCTTCAGGAGATCGAGTTTACCAGGCCTCAGACGCAGATACTTGATTCCGCTCCGCAAGATAAGATGGCGATCAACTACCTGGGGACGAGAATAACATATGAGAGGCTTAAGGAAATGGTTAGTTCTGTCTCCTCCCAGCTGAACATATCCAAAGGAGATGTGGTTGTCCTCTCAACCCAGAATATACCCCAGTTTCTGATCGCTGAGTACGCAATTTGGATGAAAGGGGGCGTAGTGCTCCCTGTGAATCCTTCTTACAGTGAGAGGGAGCTTGAGCTTGTCGCCAGGAACTCCAAGGCCAAACTGGTCATTGCCTCCTGCGAGTCCTCAGTGCCAGAAGGGGTTCCGGTAATCAGGACTAACCCTGAGACCTTTCACGACCTATCGGAGTTCAGGGAGAAATGGGGTATTCAGGACTGCAATGAGGAGCTCAACTTAAGGTCTGGAAAAGGGGAATTAATCCACCCACTCCCCGAGGATCTAGCAGTTTTAATGTACACTTCAGGCACCACAGGTACACCTAAGGGCGTACCAATAACCCACGCCAACCTCTTCGCATCCTCCCTAATTTACGTGAAGTGGTTCAAGTTTCAGGAGGAGAGAGTGCTCGGTATCGCCCCGTTCTTTCACATTACGGGCCAGGTGTTCCACGTCACTGCCTCAATTCTTTCAGGAAGTCAAATAGTTGCCACGTTCAGGTTCGACCCTAATTTGGCCTTAGACACGGCGGAGAAGGAGAGGACTACGGTTACCATGAGCGTTGCAACCGCGTATAGGGCAATGCTTAATTCCCTCTCGGATCAGGACCTATCCTCCATGAGACTGTGGTCCTCTGGAGGGATGCCCATGCCCAGGGTACTGGAGGAGGAATGGAGAAGGAGAGTTGGTCAATGGATATACATGGCTTGGGGTCTCACGGAGACTACTTCCCCTGCAACCTTGTGGCCTTATCCCTACTCTGGGGAGTTACCAGTGAACGAAATGGGCGTGGTGAGTTCAGGAGTTCCCGTCTATAACACGGAGATAATTGTAGCAGAAGACGGGGAACTAAAGGTGAGGGGACCTCAAGTGGTCAAGGGATACTGGGGGATGGTGGAGTTCGTGGAAGGCTGGCTCCCCACTGGAGATTTGGGAGAGATAAGGGATGGCTGGGTTTACGTTCTGGACAGGAAAAAGGACATCATCGTGACCTCAGGTTTCAAGGTAATGCCCAGGGAAGTTGAGGAAGTGTTACATCTTCACCCGGCAGTGGAAGAGGCAGCTGTAGTGGGGATCGAGGATCAGTACAGAGGGGAGAGAGTTGTTGCCTTCGTCAAACTTAGGCCCGGGTTCGGTGAGGAGATAGTGAAACAGTTGGGGGAGTTCTGCAGGGCGAGGTTGGCTCCCTACAAGGTACCTAGAGAGTTCAGGATAGTGAGCGAGATACCCAAGACTGGCTCCGGGAAGATTGTAAGAAGAGCACTCAAAACTTAA
- a CDS encoding ADP-ribose-binding protein: MRSFFHGYRIILLKGEITEIEADAIVNAANPYLSHGGGVAWAIVRRGGEIIQRESEEYVRKYGPVPVGGVAVTSAGSLKAKYVIHAVGPRYGIEGREKLELAIRKSLEMAEKLGLRSIAFPAISTGIYGMPYDVCAETMSDVFLKFKPRSINEVMVVLFGEEAYQVFEKVFEKILPLGV; encoded by the coding sequence ATGAGGTCCTTTTTCCACGGATACAGGATCATTCTCTTGAAGGGGGAAATCACTGAGATCGAAGCTGATGCCATAGTTAACGCTGCAAACCCCTATCTCTCTCACGGCGGAGGAGTAGCCTGGGCAATAGTTAGGAGAGGAGGTGAGATCATTCAGAGGGAAAGCGAAGAGTACGTGAGGAAGTACGGTCCAGTTCCCGTTGGGGGCGTCGCTGTAACTAGTGCAGGTTCCCTAAAAGCCAAGTACGTCATACATGCAGTGGGCCCCAGATACGGGATCGAGGGTAGGGAGAAATTGGAATTGGCCATAAGGAAGTCCCTAGAGATGGCTGAGAAATTGGGGCTGAGAAGCATAGCTTTTCCAGCAATCTCCACGGGTATATACGGTATGCCCTACGATGTATGTGCAGAAACCATGAGTGATGTTTTCCTGAAATTTAAACCTAGATCCATCAATGAAGTTATGGTTGTACTCTTCGGTGAAGAGGCTTATCAAGTATTTGAGAAGGTCTTCGAAAAGATACTCCCGTTGGGTGTCTAA
- a CDS encoding winged helix-turn-helix domain-containing protein has protein sequence MSSGEKDLKELMELLNNKAFSNSARLGIMIALYYENRMSFTELLNFSSLPKSSLSFHLQVLEDEGFIKTYKVFSIGGIRTEIKITDNGKQIIKKYLSYIKNLKEENKK, from the coding sequence ATGAGTAGTGGCGAAAAGGATCTCAAAGAACTAATGGAGTTATTAAATAATAAGGCGTTCTCCAACTCAGCTAGGTTAGGAATCATGATCGCCCTCTATTACGAGAATAGGATGAGTTTTACGGAATTACTCAACTTCAGTTCTTTACCGAAAAGTTCCCTCTCGTTCCATTTGCAAGTTTTAGAGGATGAAGGTTTCATAAAAACGTATAAGGTGTTTTCCATAGGTGGAATCAGGACTGAAATAAAAATTACTGATAATGGTAAACAAATAATAAAGAAATATCTTAGCTATATTAAGAATTTAAAAGAGGAGAACAAAAAATAG
- a CDS encoding endo alpha-1,4 polygalactosaminidase, whose translation MKKSTPLYLSVFTLILVSLALTYTYLRPLQMNHVNSTNAIKVTGPSFAVYYGCINSTVIQELNNFSWVIIDPTQVNSSQLEQIKAVKIAYLDLGELANMSLGNLTPPTNVTIGYDQQWGQYIVNVSSPAWERYVESQVNVVMNMGFQGVMFDDVDVVEQYPFTAQGVISVINWTRSHYPHAIIGINRGFAVVGNVSGMINFVLFEDYGTQVTSPDQISFTNSTCVTQETHVLKDYNLTVLALGYANTPGDVYWNTVKQLASSEGLPSFVSNWNLSVVWPQNIEG comes from the coding sequence ATGAAGAAGTCCACCCCATTATATCTGTCAGTCTTTACCCTAATCTTGGTATCCCTAGCCCTCACCTACACATACCTTAGACCCCTTCAAATGAATCACGTGAACTCCACAAACGCCATCAAGGTAACAGGTCCCTCCTTTGCAGTATATTACGGCTGTATCAACTCCACCGTTATACAGGAACTGAATAACTTCTCCTGGGTAATCATAGATCCCACACAAGTTAACTCATCACAACTGGAGCAAATCAAGGCGGTGAAGATAGCCTATCTGGATCTAGGGGAGCTTGCAAACATGAGCCTGGGAAACCTGACCCCTCCCACTAACGTGACGATCGGTTACGATCAACAGTGGGGTCAATACATAGTTAACGTTTCATCTCCAGCCTGGGAAAGATATGTGGAGTCGCAAGTTAATGTAGTCATGAACATGGGATTTCAGGGAGTGATGTTCGACGACGTGGATGTGGTGGAGCAATATCCCTTCACTGCTCAAGGAGTCATATCCGTGATTAATTGGACTCGAAGTCACTACCCACACGCAATCATTGGGATAAATAGGGGATTTGCGGTTGTGGGTAACGTGTCAGGGATGATAAACTTCGTTCTATTTGAGGACTACGGTACACAGGTAACTTCACCAGATCAGATCTCCTTTACCAACTCCACTTGCGTTACACAGGAGACCCATGTCCTCAAGGACTATAATTTGACGGTCCTGGCCCTAGGTTACGCTAATACCCCTGGAGACGTGTACTGGAATACGGTGAAACAGCTGGCTTCCTCAGAGGGATTGCCCAGCTTCGTGAGTAACTGGAACCTCTCTGTAGTATGGCCACAAAATATTGAAGGGTAG